TAGGCGGCGATCTTGACCCGGTTCGTGCGAATGCCGAGCGCGCTGGCGCTCTCTGCCTGGCCGCCGGTGGCAAGCAGATGCACGCCGAACCGCGTGTGGTAGAGCGCAACATGCGCGACAAGGACGGCCGCGATCGCCACCCAGACCGGATAGCCGAACGGCCCGAGATAGCCTGACGCGAGCTTGAGCAGGAACGTCGAGCCCACCATGGTCGGCTCGCCGCCGGACAGGATGAGGCCAAGACCAGTAATACCGGAGAGCGTGCCGAGCGTCACGACGAAATCGGGAATACGCCCGGCGGTGATCAGCACGCCGTTGATGAAGCCGATGGCGCTGGTGGCGAGCACCGCGAGCACACAGGCGGCGAAGATGCCGAGACCCGCCGCATTGACCAGGCCGAGGATGACCGCGCCAAGCATGACGGAGGCTGCGAGCGAGAGGTCAATGCCGGACGTGGCGACAACGAAGGTCTGACCGATCGACAGCACCACCAGGATCGCGGCGGCAAGCAGGATCGCCTGCATGTTGGCGACGCTGAGGAAGACTGGCGAGGTGACGCCGAACAGGATGACGAGACCGACCAGGCCGACGACAGATGCCCAGTCGGCCCAGAAGGAAGGATCGATGAGGAGAGCCGCCAGGGAGGGACGGCTCTCCTCGTGGACGCCCGCCTGTCGGGAGGCGGGCGCGTTGTCGGCTGGAAGGCTCACTTCAGCATCTCGCGCAAGGGATCCGGATAGTCGCCGCCTGGACGCGGGAAGTTCTTCAGCGAGGCTTCCGCATTGTCCTTGTTGATGAGGAGCACCGGCGCAGGCACGTTGGCGGGGAGTTCCTTACCCATTGCGGCAAGCTTGCACGCCTCGACGCCCATTGCGCCGACCACATAGGGGTATTGCGCGACGGTGGCCGTGAGTTCGCCGGCGGCGACCGATTTCAGAGCGTCGACAATGCCGTCGAGGCCGATCACCTTGACGTCCTTGCCGGACGTCTGCACGGCTCGCTCGACGCCGAGCGCCATGATGTCGTTGGCGGCAAAGAAGCCGGCGAGATCCGGATGCGCGGCCAGGATGTCGGTGGCAGCAGTCAGCGCCTTCTCGCGATCCCAGTCGGCGCTCACCATAACCACCACTTCCAGCTTGCCCTCGACCGCCTGCTTGAAGCCCTTGATGCGGGCGTTCGAGCCGACGTCGCCGACGATACCGGCAATCAGCGCCACCTTGGAGCCTTTCGGCACCAGCTTCAGCATCTCCTCGCCGGCCAGCGCGCCGGCGGCGACGTTGTCGGTGCCGATATAGGTCGAGACGGCGAAGCCCGCGGCCTTGGCCTGTTCGGCATCGATGGTCGAGTCGATGTTGACGATCGGCTTCTTCTTCTGGGCGACCGGCACCAGCGCCTGCACCAGGTTGGAGACGCTGATCGGATTGACCAGGTAGCAATCGTAATCCTGCAGGGCCATGGCTGTCAGCTTGTCGGCCTGCCCCGTCGCATCGCCCATATTGGCGGCCGCCTGCACGGTGACACCAACGCCGTCGGCCTTGGCCTGTTCCTCGATGCCCTTCTGCATGGTCTGGAAGAACGGATTGTCGAGGCCTTTGACGATCGCCGCGACCTTGGCGTCTTCGGCTTGCGCGGGCACGGCAAGCGGCGTGGCAAGCAGCCCAGCGCCGAGCGCCAGGCAATTGAACATGCGCATATATCTTCCTCCTCCGGATTTTTGATTGTCGGCTCGTTGTTCTGCGAACGGCATGGCTGACGAAACACACGCGAGCCCGGGGCTTGCGTTGGAAAGACAAGCTGGTGCGCGCACAAGGCGCCCGGTTCGGGTTTCTTTCATATCAGGCGTTGCTCCTCCCAGAGCGCTGATGATATCACATCAGCGTTATCGCATGTTTGGAAATAATTTTACGTACGTCAAGAATTAAAATGGAGCACAGTGCATTTTAATGGGCTCGGCGTCTGTGACGTGCCGCCATTGTGTCTTTAGCAGACGGGGCTCCGAAGACCACGCTTGCGCTCGACCAAAGCGATCGAACCGGCGATCATCGACGACCACACGGTCCGCTGTTCGGAAATGGCTGCTCGTGGCTCGCCGGCTATTTCGCCTGGGGGAGCGACGGCTCCGTCTCGTCCATCATCTGTTTGACGGCATCGGCTGACCTGCGCATCTCCGCTTCGTCCATGGCCCAACCGGCGAAGCGTTCCAAAAGGGCGGCGAACGTCACAAGGTCCTGCTCATTCCACTGCGTCAGCGATCCAGCAAAAATCCGCCATTTGGTCTGGCGCACCGCCGTCACGAGGCGCTCGCTCTTGGCGGTGAGCTTGAGGCAAATTCGCCGGGCATCGAGCTGCGATGCGACGCGGAAGGCGTAACCGCGCTCGACGAGATCCGCGGAGATGCGACTGGCACGGGAGGGATCGATTCCCATGCGCTCGGCGATGACGCCGACCGTCACCTCGTCCTGCGGGGTGTCGCTGGCGACCGCGCTGAGCGCGATGATCGCATCGAGATGACTCAATTCCAGCGAGGGGTCGATGCGGGCCAGGATCAAACGGCCGAAGTCCCGGCGCTGGACCGAGCGGCGCACCTTGCTCATCACCGCATCGATGGCCGCCACAGCCCCGGCTGCCGCTTCGGACAGGCCATGGCCGCGCGCCAGATCGGCGAGATCCTGATCGCCTCGCGTCTGGCACAGGTTGGAAAATCGGTCCGGCTTGCCCGGCTCGGCATCGTTGCTCATCCCGCAGCGCGCTAGCAAAAATATATGCCGATGTCAATTGTATGCTAAATAGCATATATTTGACGTTGACATACATCTGCTGTGAGCACATAAACCGCGCCCTAGCCCTTGGAGATACGCGATGAGCCTTGACTCAACTCTTCCGGATGCGCCGCCCGTGGAGGCCGAAGCCAGGCCCGCTCTTACAACATTGATCGTCTATTGCGGTGCGCTGGTTGCCATGTTCATGGCCACCATCGACATGCAGATTGTCGTCACCGCCTTGCCCACCATTGCCGGAGAGCTCGGCAACCTGCATCTGTTTGGCTGGGTGGGTGCCGCCTATCTGCTCTCTACCGCCGCGGTCTCGCCGTTCTACGGCAAGCTTGGCGATATGTATGGTCGCAAGAATGTCGTCCTGACGGCCATCGGCCTGTTTGTGCTGGGCTCGCTGGTCTGCGGCATGGCATGGTCGATGGAGAGCCTGATCGCCGCTCGCGTGCTCCAGGGCATCGGCGGCGGCGGCCTGATGGTTTCCGCCTTCGCCATGATCGGCGAATTGTTCTCGCCGCGCGACCGCGCCAAGTACCAGGGTTACAGTTCGGCGGTGTTCGCGCTGTCCTCGGTGCTCGGCCCGTTGGCCGGCGGCTACATCACCAGCCTGTTCGGCTGGCGCTGGGTCTTCCTGGTCAATCTGCCGATCGGTATTATCGTTATGGCGGTGCTGGCATTCGCCATGCGCAGCCGCTTCAACGAGAAGAAGCACCATGTCGACTATCTCGGCGGCGCACTGCTGGCCATCGGCACGACGGCCATCGTCTATTGGGGCTATCATGTGCTTGATCCCTCTGGGCCGGACACATTCACCTTCGTGCTGCCGCTGCTTGCGCTGGTCGCAATCATCTTGTTCATCATGGTCGAACGGCGGGGCGGGGAGCCGATTGTGCCTTTGCGGCTCTTCGCCATCTCGACGGTCAGCATCGTCTCGGGCGTCTCGCTGGTTGCCGGAACGGTGACGCTGGGCATGTTCTTCTATTTCGCCCTCTATATGCAGACGCTGACGGGTCTCAGCCCTGCCGAAGTCGGCTTCCTGTTCCTGCCGGCCTCGCTGACGTCGATGGTCATCTCGATCGTCGCCGGACGGGTCATTGCCGCAACCGGACGCTACAAATGGATGCCGGTGGTGGCGATGGGCATGGGTGGCCTGCTGATGATAGGCTTTGTCTTCACCGGCCAGCACACGCCGATCTGGGTGCTGGCGGCGATGATGGCTGCATTCGGCATCTCGATGGGCCTGCAGTTCCAGGTGCTGATCGTGGCGATCCAGGCAGCCGCACCCTTGCAGGACATCGGAGCGGTGACCTCGCTGATCACGCAGGCGCGCACGCTTGGCGCATCGCTGGGCCTGGCGCTGAACGGCGCGGTGATGATCTGGGCCTTGAACCGGCAGACCGCGCAGCTTCCCGCTGACGCCGCCGCCTTGCTGCCGCAGGGCTTGAACGGGCTCACCCCGCACATCGCTTCGAGCCTGCCCGCCGCGATCCGCGAGGTGGTGCTCGATCATTACTCCAGCGGCTTCAACGTGATGTTCATCTGGGTGGCGGCGCTCTACTTCGTCGCCATGGGGCTGACGCTGCTGCTGGAGAACAGGGAGATCCCGAAGCGGGCCTGAGCCGCCGAGCCGGACGGAACTCGGACAGATTGAAGTCGCGTCAGCGCCTTCCCGATTTCAATTGAAATCATCCGGCTCTGGCGCCGGCCGCTCCGCCGGCCCGGTCGCCTGTCTCCTGGTCCTGCACCATCGAAAGCGCCGTGCCCGGCTCGCCTTCCCACAGGATAAGGCTGGCAGCGCCCACCAGTCCGGCGCGGTCGCCGAGCTCGGCCGGCACGATCGGCACGTCGCGATAGGCCTGCATTGCCCGCTCCTCGATCGTTGCCCTGATCCCCGGGGCCAGCAGGTCGAAGCCGTTGGCGAGTCCGCCGCCCATGACGATCACCTCGGGCGAATAGAGATGCAGAAGGTTGGTAAAGCCGATGCCGAGCCATTTCGCCTCCGCCTCGACCAGGTCGCGCGCCGCCGCGTCGCCTGTCCGCGCGGCTTCGATGACATGCCGGGCCGAGACGTCGCCGTCATTGGAGAGCCGCCGCAACTGCGAGCCGTCGCCGGGCGCGGTGAGCCGCGTCGCCCGGCGCCCGAGAGCGGTGCCCGAAGCGACGGCCTCGAAGCAGCCGACATTGCCGCAGAAGCAGCGATCGCCTTCTCCGGTGATCGTCATGTGGCCGATCTCGGCCGCCAGGCCGCGCCTGCCGTGATAGATGTGACCGTCGGCGATCACGCCGCCGCCGATGCCGGTCGACACGGTGACGAAGACCAGCGAGCCGGCGCCGCGTCCGGCGCCGAAGCGCCATTCGCCGAGCGCTGCCGCATTGGCATCGTTCTCCAACCGCACCGGCAGGCCGAACTGCCGGCTCAAAATGTCGATCATCGGCACGTTGTGCCAGCCGGAGAGCGTCGGCGGTCCGATGACGATGCCTGCCTTGGGATCGAGCGGACCCGGCGCGCAGGCGCCGATGCCGATCACTTTGGCCTGCGGGTGGTCGTCCAGCAGTTTGTCGGCGAGCGCGATGATCCGGCCGATGACCGCCTCGGATCCTGCTTCGGTCATCGTCGGTTCCGAGACGCGCGCTACAACCTCGCCGCCGCGCCCGATCAGCGCGCCACGCAGCTCCGTGCCGCCGAGGTCGAAGGCTAGCGCAAGCGTGCTCATCAGGCGGCGGCCTTCAGTCCGTGCAGCCAGGCCATGCGCCGCGCGAGGTCGGGATCGCCAAAGGCGAGCGAGCCCAGCACCACAGTGTCTGCGCCTGCGGCGCGCAGCAGCGGCACCGTCTCGTGGCGTATGCCGCCATCGGCGGCAAGGATGATGTCGGCCTCGCGGCCGGCCTGTCGCATCAGCGCGCGCGCCTCGACCAGCCGCGGGCAGGCCTTTTCGGACAGGCTCTGCCCCTTGACGCCGATCGAGGTGCCGAGCAGCGTCACGAAGGCGACGTCAGGCAGGAACGGCTCGATAGCGTCGACCGGCGTTTCTAGCCGCAGCACCACGCCCGCCTCGGCGCCGAGCTCATGCGCCAGTTTCACCGCGCGCAACCCGGCCTCGCCGTTTTCGGCGTGGATGGTGACGAGGTCGGCGCCGGCCTCGATGAACTGGCGCGTCTGCGCCTCGACGATTTCCGCCTCGACCATCAGATGCACATGGATCGGTTTGGCGGTCAGCCTGGCGATGCGTGCCACCAGATCCGGGAAGAACAGGAAGCCGGGGGTGAAGCGGGCGTCCGCCACGTCGATGTGGTGCAGGTCGGCATGGGCTTCGATCCGCTTCAGGTCGCGCTCCATGTTGGCGAGATCCGCCGACCAAAGCGAGAATTCGCCGATGAGCCGGTTGCGCGGCAGCGCGGCTATGGCCGCGGGTCCGGAGAGAAGTTTGGCGATCATGACGGAATGAGGCTCCGGGCTTTCGAGTGGGAATGAAGGAAGAAGTTGATCTGCTCATGCAGCTCGGCGAAATGCTTCGCGCTGTCGCGCGCCTTGGGCGTTACTTTCGTGAAGGTCGCGCCGGGTATTGCCGCAGCCAGTGCATGGGCAGTCGACAATGGGTGCACGGCATCGATTTCGTTGCCGATGACCAGCGCCGGAATGTCGAGCGCGGCAGCGTCGCGTTCCGAAACGCCGGGTCCATCGCCGGCGATGTCGGCAAGCACCCGCGCGAAGGCTTTGGCGTCGGGCCGGTCGAAATAGCCATGCAGCGAAGCGAGATTGTCAGGCGCGTCGCGGTAGAGCCGCGTGGCGGTCTCGGATTGCGCGAAGATCCTCCTTGCCTCGTCGGCGCTATGTTCGAGGATGAGCTCGGCGACCTCGGCGATCGGCTGCATGTTCTGCGGCGCTGGCGAGAACGTCCATGCCGGCCGCACCAGGATGAGGCCAGCGACGCGCTCCGGATGACGGCAGGCGAGACGAAGCGCAATTCCTGCGCCCATCGAGATGCCGCCGGCAACGAAGCGGTCGAGGCCGGCCCGGTCGGCCGCGGCAAGCACATCGTCGGCGAACATTTCGAACGAGAACGGTCGCCGTTCACCGAAGCCTGAGCCGCCATGGCCGCGGCATTCCAGCGTGAGGCGGCGGAAGCCGGTGGGGCAAGTCTGGGCGACCTGCGCCTCACCGCCGCCGAGCCCGTGCTGGAACACCACCGCCGGGCCTTCGCCCCTGTCGGTGCGGAGCAGCGTCGCGCCGTCGCGAAGAAGCGCAATCTGGCCCGCCATCACACCAGCTCCTTGAGAAAACGCGCGACGCCCGGCGCCTCCCTGGCCGAGAGCCCATGCGTCACCAGCGGCCCGTCGAAGCCTGTGGCTTTCAGCCGGGCGATGAAGTCGGCGAAGTCGACGACGCCCTGTCCGGCCGTGGCAAAGCGGCCGTCGGCGAAGCGGTCCTTGGCATGCGCCAAAGAGACATGGCCAGCCACGCACTCGACCGCTTCGGCAACGATGGAGCGTGCCTGTTCGGCATTCGCCCGCTCGAACAGATTGGCTGGATCGAGCACGATGCGCAGCCGCTTCGAGCCCATCTCGCCGATCAGTCGTATCGCGTCTTCAGCCGATGTGACGATGTTGGCTTGTTCCGGCTCGATGCCGAGATCGATGCCGTGGCGCTCGGCAAGCCGAAGCGCCTTTTCCATCTCGCGCGCCATGTCGGCCCAGGCCGTGGGATCGGAATTGTCGGGATGGTACGCCCACTGATCCTCGGCGTTGCGCGTCCCGGTGCAGAGCGTGACGAGCGGGATCGAAAGCCTGGCCGCGGTTTCGATGACAACCGCCAGCCGTCGCAGTCCGTCCTGGCGCATCCGGCTGTCCGGATGCGCCATGTTGTATGTGCCGGAGAGAGCGACGAGACTGATTCCGGTCGCCTTGGCAGCGGCACCGACAGTGTCGATCGCCGCGTCCGGAACCGCGTCCGGCATCGACGGCAGGCCGGCGCAGGCGAGGTTGAACTGCGTGGCCGCGAAGCCCGCATCACGGACAGCGGCAAGCACGCCGGTCGGCTCGCTGCCCGGGAAAGTCTTGGCGAACACGCCGACCTGCATCAGACCGCTCCCGTCACGCTGGCGAGCGCGACGCGCTCGCCGCTCTCAACCGAGCGGGCGATCGCTACCATGGCGCGTATCGAGGCGAGCCCATCCTCGACCGTGGCGCCGCGCTGCGGCGCGCCGTTGAGCACCGTGTCGGCGAGGCCTTCCAACTGGCGACGGAAGAAATGGCCGTCGGCGCCGAGCGGCTTGCGCGAGGTCGCGTCCTTCTCGTGGAAGATGTCGACCTCGCTGGCGCGGAAATACCAGGGATTGAAAGTCTTCGCGATCACCGAGCCGTTCTGGCCATAGAGCTGGAAGCCTTCGTGCCAGTCCATGCGCACGGCGACGGTGAGGTCGAGATGGCCGAGCGCGCCATTGGCGAATTCGGTCTCGACGAACCAGCAATAGGCGCCGAAGCGCTCGTTGAGGCGGGCACGAACGGCGGTGATCTCGCCGCACAGGAAGCGGGCCGTGTCGACGAGATGCGAGCCATGCGCCAGCATGAAGTACTGCCGCAGGTCCGCCTTCGGATTGCCGCCCGGCTTCTTCGCCAGCTTGCTTGTGATAGGCAGCGGCTGCACCGCGTCGGTGTTGGTATAGCGATGGGTGGAATCGCAATACCAAGCCTTGAGCGCCAGGATCTCGCCCATCTCGTCGCGCACGAAATCGCGCGCCGCTTCCAGCGCCGGGTCGAAGCGCTTCATGTGCCCGACCTGCAGCACCTTGCCCGAGCGTTTGACCGCTTCGGAAAGCTTTTCGCCTTCCTCGACCGAGACGCCGATCGGCTTTTCGCACAGCACATGCTTGCCCGCTTCCAGCGCCTTGATCGACATCGGCACGTGATAGGCGTCCGATGTGGCGACAATCACCGCCTCGAGCTCCGGATCGGCGAGCATCTCGTCATAGTCGCCATACATCTTGCGCGGCTCGTAGGTGGCGCCCATCCGCGCCAGCAGATCGGGCGCCGCATCGCAGATCGCGTAGAGATCGGCGTTGCTTGCCTTCACGCAGGATTCCAGATGCGCGAATTGCGCGATCGGCCCGCAGCCGAGCACACCGACACGAAGGCGACGGTCTTGCTTGTGGATCATCGTCTCACGCCCCGTAGCCGCGCATGGTCTGGCGGTTGGTCTTGACCGCGCCGGCCGGATCGGCGGCGGCAGTCTCGGATTCCTCCTCAAGCACCAGCCAGCCGTTGAAGTTGGGGGCAGCACTTGCGATCTCGATCACCTTTGCCGTGTCGCAGACGCCCTTGCCAAGCATAGCCCAGGTGCCGTTCGCATCGACGTCCTTCAGATGCACGTAGCGGATGCGGTCGCGATAGGTCGTGAGCGTGTCGGCCATGTCCTTGTGGCCGCGCAATATGTGCCCCGTGTCCGGCACCCAGCCGACCAGCGAAGCGTCGATCAACCCAAAGATGCTGTCATAGTCGGCGCGGTCGAACAGCAGCGTGTTGTGGTGCGAGCTCGGATGCACCGCGACCTGGACGCCGGCCTTGCGGCCGAGCTCGCCGGCACGGTTGTAGACTTCCGCCGCGATGGCAAACTTGTCCTCGCGCGGACCGTCCGACATGACCGTCGCCGAGCCCATCGACACCAGCGTGCCCGGAAAGGCGGCGGCGAAGTCGATCCAGCGCTTGGCTGTGTCGAGGTCCTCGCCGATTTTCTCTTTGAGCGTAAAGCCGCTTTTCGAACCGAAGGCGAAGGAGACGAGCGTGAGGCCGGACGCCTTCAGCGCGGCGGCGAATTCGGCCGGCTTGCCGGCATAGCGGCCGATCATCGTGTCGGTGATCTCGATGCCAGCATAGCCGCCGTCGGCGATCGCCTTGATGAGATCATCGGGGCCGCCGGTGAACCGGTCTCCCAGCATTTCCCAGGTGAAGGTCTGGCAACCGACTTTGAGGTCTCTCACGTTCATCCTTTCATTCCTTGGTTCTCTGCGGGACGTGCCTATTTGACCGAGCCCGCGGTCATGCCGGCGAGGAAGAACCTCTGGGCAATGAGGTAGATCAACAAGAGCGGCAACGAGCCGAGCACGCTCATCGCCATCATCTGGTTCCATTCGAAAGCGTGCTGCCCCATCAAAAGCTGGATGCCGATGGGGACGGTGCGCATGGAGGTCGACTTCGTCAGGGTCAGCGCGAAGAGGAATTCGTTCCAGCACAACAGGAAAGTATAGACAGAGGTCGCCACGATGCCAGGCAACGAGATCGGCACGATCACCCGCCAGAGCGCTGTCCAACTGGTGCCGCCGTCGACGGCGACAGCTTCGTCGAGATCGCGGGGCAAGGTGTTCAGATAGCCCGTCATCAAAAGGATCGCGTAGGGCAGGGTGAAGACCAGATAGGTCAGGATCAGCGCGATATAGGTGTCGAAGATGCGATACGAGACGACGAGCCCGAAGAAGGGGATCAGAAGCGTGATCGGCGGGATGGTCTGCGTGCTGATGATGAGGGTGTTCAGGCTGCCCTTGCCACGGAAATTGAAGCGGCTGAACCCGTAGGCCGCCAGCAAGGCGATCAGCACCGTCAGCACAGTCACCACGAAGGCCACGAAGTAGCTGTTGAAGAAGAAGCGCAGCTTGACCGGGTCGCCAAGGATCTCTGCATAGGCTTCCAGCGTGAAGGCCTTCGGCAGGATGGTCGGCGGCAGGGCGAAGATCTCGGTGTTCGATTTGAACGAGCTGCTCAGCATCCAGTAGATCGGGAAGGCCGCGAAAAACAGCCCCGCGACAAGTGCGATATGCAGCGCGACGGTGATCAGCCTGTCCTTCGTCGTGTGCCTTTTCCTCATGGTGATTACCGGGCCTTCTGATAACGGATGTAGAACAGCGTCAGGCCAAGCGAGATCAGCAGGATGACCACGGCGCTCGCCGACGCCTGGGACAGGTTGTAGCTCGAGAACGCCAGCTTGTAGGTGTAGGTGCTGAGCACCTCGGTCGAGTAGATCGGACCGCCGCCCGTCGTGATCCAGATCAACGGGAAGACCTGCATCGTCCAGATGAAATCGAGCAGCGAGATGCTGATGATGATCGGCATCAGCTGGGGAATGGTGATGAAGATCAGCTTCTGGTAGGCCTTCGCCCCGTCGATATCGGCGGCCTCGTAGAAATCCTTGGGAATGCCCTGCAGGCCCGCGAGCAGGCTGACCATGAATAGCGGGTAGCCCGCCCAGATATTGGCGAAGGTGACGGCATGCAGCGCCGTCTTGGGCGAGGAAAACCACTCGATCTTGGAGCCGATGAGACCCAGCTGCATGAGAATGCTGTTGACGACACCGTTGGGCTCGAGCAGCAGGCGCCAGATCACCGCTATGATCACCGCGGTGAAGAGCCAGGGCAGTATGTAGAGCACGCGCAGGATATTGCGCAGCGTCGGGTTGATGCGGTCGCTGTTCAGCATGAGCGCGAAGATCATGCCGATGGTCATGTGGAAAACGACGCTCATGCACGTGAAGTAGAGCGTGTGCCATAGCGAGGCCCAGAACACGGGATCGGCAAAGATCGCCTGGTAGTGTTTCAGCCCGGCAAAGGATGAGTCGCGACGCAGCACCGCGCTGTTCTGGAACGAATAGGAAATCACCGTCACCATCGGCAGCAGCATCAGCAGGCCGATGATCACCAGCGAGGGCGACAGATAGAGATAGGGTGCGACCGTTCGTTTCAGTCTGTGACGGGAGCGCTTCTGCCGGGTCATGTGCCAACCTTGGGATACGCCTTCGAGAGAAGGCGAGCTTCGCGAACACTCGCGTCGCCGGTACGTTGTTGCCGGGAGGCCTGCCCGAAGTCAGGCCTCCCGGTCGAAGATCGTGAAACAGGCCGATCAGAATTTAGCCGTCCATCCTTTCTGAGCGTTGGCCGCGGCTTGTTCCGGAGACTGCTCGCCGGCCAGCATCTTCTGGGCTTCGACGTCGAACTGGGTCATCAGGTCTTCCGCCACCGGCAGACCCGTGAACTCATTGGCGAGGTAACCGGTCTTGAAGATTTCGAAAGCCTTGCCGAAAGCCTTGTCCGAGGTCACGAAGTCCGGCTTGGCGTTGACATTGCCCGGGAAGGCGTTGGCCAGCGACACCAGATTGGCGTTGACCTTCTCGCTCATCAGATATTGGACGAGTTTCCAGGCCTCCTCCTGATGCTTCGAGCCGGCGGAGATGCCGATGCCCCATGAGGCGTAAGGAAGGCCGCGCTTGCCGTTGTAGTTCTCCACGACCGGGACCGGAATGAGGTCGAAGTTCAGCTTCGGATTGCGCTTGCGGATGAGGTTCACATGCGCGAGCGAGTCGATCATCATCCCGACGCGGTCGTTGACGAATTCCTCGACCTTTTCCTGTTCGGTCTTGGTGGCGATGCCGGGCGAGATGGTGCCCGCGTCATTGAGCGATTTGACGAAGGTGAGCATGTCCACCACCGGCTTGCCCTCGAGGGCGGGCTTGCCGTCGGCCATCATCGATTGGCCCGATGCCCAGACCCACGACATCATGTCGTTCTGGACGCCGGACGGCGACTGCAGCGACAGCGGCAGCACCCAACCATACTGGTTCTTGTCGGCATGGGTCATCTTCTTGGCGGCTTCGAGGAACTCGGCGCGGGTCGATGGCAGCTTGGTGACGCCCGCCTGGGCGGCGAGGTCAAGATTGACGAATACCGGATAGACGAAGGAAGCGACCGGGAACATCACGGCCTTGCCGTCCACCTTGATGATGTCCGCGACTTGCGTCTTGTCGAACTTGCTCGCATCCATCATCGGGTTCATGTCGGCGAGCGCGTTCTGCGCGTTAAGATTGTTCACCCAGGCGCCATCGAGGCCGACGACATCGCTCAGCGTTCCGGTCGCCGCGCCGACCGAGATCTGATCCCGCGTGGCGGCATAGGGGCCACTGACCAGCGTCACCTTGATGCCGGGATTCGCGGCCTCGAATTCGTCCATGATCTTCCGCAGCGAGCCTGCGGGCAATTCGGGCTCCCACCATTGGGCGAATTCCAGGGTCGTGTCCGCCATGGCGCTGGTTGCGCCAAGCAGCCATGCGGCCGCGGCCATCTTCAGCATGGCGGGCTTTATCCGAAATGTCATTTTCTCCTCCTTCTTTGAGATCGGCCGCACAATGCGGGCGATCGTCTGGTTTATTCAGCAGTCTTCATTCGCAGGCGCCTCGCTCCCGCCTGCTGGCCTTGCCGCAAATCTTCAGATCGCCAGATGCGTTTCGGGATCGAAGAAATGGAGCTTGGTATCATCCAGGGCCAACCGGATTTCCGAGCCGGAGCGGACTGCGCTTTCCGGTTCGAATTTCGCCACCGCATTCGACGCCAGGCCGAAATCCCTCACCGCGTCCGGGTCGCCTGAATCCACCCGGACCGCGTCGATGTTGAGATGGACGATGTGTTCGGACCCGAGCTCTTCGATCGAGGTCACCTTTGCAGGGATCGTCTGGTATTTGCGGCCGGATTCGAGGCTGCTGTCATAGAGATGCTCGGGCCGGATCCCGAACACGATCTTGCGCCCCGCATACGACCTCAAGCCCGGTCTTCGCTCGAAGGCTGCATCCCGCAGCTGGATGGCGAAGGTGCCGGCCGTCAGTTCGTCGCCCGTCAGCGTCCCTTCGAAAAGGTTCATCGAAGGCGAGCCGATGAAACCGGCGACGAAGGCGTTCACCGGCGATTCATAGAGCCGCTTCGGTGTGTCGACCTGCTGCAGCACGCCGCCTTTCAGCACCGCGACCCTGTCCCCCATCG
This region of Mesorhizobium sp. M2A.F.Ca.ET.046.03.2.1 genomic DNA includes:
- a CDS encoding alpha/beta hydrolase, with translation MAGQIALLRDGATLLRTDRGEGPAVVFQHGLGGGEAQVAQTCPTGFRRLTLECRGHGGSGFGERRPFSFEMFADDVLAAADRAGLDRFVAGGISMGAGIALRLACRHPERVAGLILVRPAWTFSPAPQNMQPIAEVAELILEHSADEARRIFAQSETATRLYRDAPDNLASLHGYFDRPDAKAFARVLADIAGDGPGVSERDAAALDIPALVIGNEIDAVHPLSTAHALAAAIPGATFTKVTPKARDSAKHFAELHEQINFFLHSHSKARSLIPS
- a CDS encoding sugar phosphate isomerase/epimerase family protein is translated as MQVGVFAKTFPGSEPTGVLAAVRDAGFAATQFNLACAGLPSMPDAVPDAAIDTVGAAAKATGISLVALSGTYNMAHPDSRMRQDGLRRLAVVIETAARLSIPLVTLCTGTRNAEDQWAYHPDNSDPTAWADMAREMEKALRLAERHGIDLGIEPEQANIVTSAEDAIRLIGEMGSKRLRIVLDPANLFERANAEQARSIVAEAVECVAGHVSLAHAKDRFADGRFATAGQGVVDFADFIARLKATGFDGPLVTHGLSAREAPGVARFLKELV
- a CDS encoding Gfo/Idh/MocA family oxidoreductase, giving the protein MIHKQDRRLRVGVLGCGPIAQFAHLESCVKASNADLYAICDAAPDLLARMGATYEPRKMYGDYDEMLADPELEAVIVATSDAYHVPMSIKALEAGKHVLCEKPIGVSVEEGEKLSEAVKRSGKVLQVGHMKRFDPALEAARDFVRDEMGEILALKAWYCDSTHRYTNTDAVQPLPITSKLAKKPGGNPKADLRQYFMLAHGSHLVDTARFLCGEITAVRARLNERFGAYCWFVETEFANGALGHLDLTVAVRMDWHEGFQLYGQNGSVIAKTFNPWYFRASEVDIFHEKDATSRKPLGADGHFFRRQLEGLADTVLNGAPQRGATVEDGLASIRAMVAIARSVESGERVALASVTGAV
- a CDS encoding sugar phosphate isomerase/epimerase, whose product is MNVRDLKVGCQTFTWEMLGDRFTGGPDDLIKAIADGGYAGIEITDTMIGRYAGKPAEFAAALKASGLTLVSFAFGSKSGFTLKEKIGEDLDTAKRWIDFAAAFPGTLVSMGSATVMSDGPREDKFAIAAEVYNRAGELGRKAGVQVAVHPSSHHNTLLFDRADYDSIFGLIDASLVGWVPDTGHILRGHKDMADTLTTYRDRIRYVHLKDVDANGTWAMLGKGVCDTAKVIEIASAAPNFNGWLVLEEESETAAADPAGAVKTNRQTMRGYGA
- a CDS encoding carbohydrate ABC transporter permease, which codes for MRKRHTTKDRLITVALHIALVAGLFFAAFPIYWMLSSSFKSNTEIFALPPTILPKAFTLEAYAEILGDPVKLRFFFNSYFVAFVVTVLTVLIALLAAYGFSRFNFRGKGSLNTLIISTQTIPPITLLIPFFGLVVSYRIFDTYIALILTYLVFTLPYAILLMTGYLNTLPRDLDEAVAVDGGTSWTALWRVIVPISLPGIVATSVYTFLLCWNEFLFALTLTKSTSMRTVPIGIQLLMGQHAFEWNQMMAMSVLGSLPLLLIYLIAQRFFLAGMTAGSVK
- a CDS encoding sugar ABC transporter permease; protein product: MTRQKRSRHRLKRTVAPYLYLSPSLVIIGLLMLLPMVTVISYSFQNSAVLRRDSSFAGLKHYQAIFADPVFWASLWHTLYFTCMSVVFHMTIGMIFALMLNSDRINPTLRNILRVLYILPWLFTAVIIAVIWRLLLEPNGVVNSILMQLGLIGSKIEWFSSPKTALHAVTFANIWAGYPLFMVSLLAGLQGIPKDFYEAADIDGAKAYQKLIFITIPQLMPIIISISLLDFIWTMQVFPLIWITTGGGPIYSTEVLSTYTYKLAFSSYNLSQASASAVVILLISLGLTLFYIRYQKAR
- a CDS encoding sugar ABC transporter substrate-binding protein — encoded protein: MTFRIKPAMLKMAAAAWLLGATSAMADTTLEFAQWWEPELPAGSLRKIMDEFEAANPGIKVTLVSGPYAATRDQISVGAATGTLSDVVGLDGAWVNNLNAQNALADMNPMMDASKFDKTQVADIIKVDGKAVMFPVASFVYPVFVNLDLAAQAGVTKLPSTRAEFLEAAKKMTHADKNQYGWVLPLSLQSPSGVQNDMMSWVWASGQSMMADGKPALEGKPVVDMLTFVKSLNDAGTISPGIATKTEQEKVEEFVNDRVGMMIDSLAHVNLIRKRNPKLNFDLIPVPVVENYNGKRGLPYASWGIGISAGSKHQEEAWKLVQYLMSEKVNANLVSLANAFPGNVNAKPDFVTSDKAFGKAFEIFKTGYLANEFTGLPVAEDLMTQFDVEAQKMLAGEQSPEQAAANAQKGWTAKF